A part of Gemmatimonas groenlandica genomic DNA contains:
- a CDS encoding ubiquitin carboxyl-terminal hydrolase 14 — MTRSTCTHLGQLQPVSPGTPNGCAECLATGGRWVHLRMCLLCGHVGCCDQSPGQHATKHFHETSHAVMRSFERGEDWGWCYVDELFIEPAPRPH, encoded by the coding sequence ATGACGCGTTCCACGTGCACACATCTTGGTCAGCTGCAGCCGGTGTCCCCCGGTACGCCCAACGGATGCGCCGAGTGCTTGGCGACTGGTGGCCGTTGGGTGCACTTGCGGATGTGTTTGCTGTGTGGGCACGTGGGGTGCTGTGATCAGTCTCCAGGACAACACGCCACCAAGCATTTTCACGAGACGTCGCACGCGGTCATGCGGAGCTTTGAGCGCGGCGAAGACTGGGGGTGGTGTTACGTCGACGAGTTATTCATCGAACCGGCGCCGCGCCCGCACTGA